Proteins encoded together in one Vanessa cardui chromosome 19, ilVanCard2.1, whole genome shotgun sequence window:
- the LOC124537769 gene encoding uncharacterized protein LOC124537769: MEVDTELSSDALIRRKRPYEGLTIFNSDSETETETRIAAKSKPALRGKTTKGRGSGLARAKAELKAKASEAREEAFERSLRSRAFRKEPPQTVLDSEESSFSDVQTKDPAKMGAEELRAQAGRSAALILEVAQKSSNLKGGFGKKLRESAAALQAIVDALASRTEAEETRKLRADNGRLRKEVDSLKAEVKAHRRDFAEIRSKVAVVNEASTSSTQDARMVDSIKASIISTIGVMLNARFAELEERLPPAKIQRPPLAADKRRESAQQIAVSQAQAVHSAPPLNSAPLHKRVSPAAPPAPVAGCSSAVSETTPPQVVQGMSWSTVVKKGKKGKQPSAGTIATEAHTVPKAPQAVKPKLTAPRTAAVVVTLQPEAEQKGVTYAQVLERAEQGIKLQELGINGGLKVRRSATGARVLELPRAQSDQADKLADKLRTVLDGVASVVHPVRKVDIKVTGLDDSVTKDKIIAAVAREGNCPSEVVRCGEISRGPGYMGMVRVTCPVAAAKKLSDAGRLLVGWSSARVYVLEQRPLRCYKCMGLGHTRILCPFSADRGSLCFRCGVNGHKSAECTGKLRCAVPAEPQRVSTTLPRWSLGQADRDMVKEAAIVQRWGSAGRREGDSSEELAGRMRSSLKKICDAAMPRTRRRLPRRHVYWWSPEIAVLRATCCRARRAYVRCRRRNGLDTVLEDGLSLRD, from the exons ATGGAAGTCGACACCGAATTATCGTCGGATGCCCTAATTCGGCGAAAAAGGCCGTACGAGGGCCTCACTATTTTTAACTCCGATTCCGAGACGGAGACGGAGACGAGGATAGCTGCAAAAAGTAAGCCTGCTCTTCGCGGCAAAACCACCAAAGGTCGTGGAAGTGGTCTCGCTCGGGCTAAGGCCGAGCTGAAGGCCAAGGCCAGTGAGgctagagaggaggccttcgaaCGATCGCTTCGTAGTCGAGCGTTTCGAAAGGAACCTCCTCAGACTGTTTTGGACTCCGAAGAATCTTCTTTCTCGGATGTCCAAACCAAGGATCCCGCAAAAATGGGCGCGGAAGAACTTCGCGCACAGGCTGGTCGTAGCGCAGCCCTCATTTTGGAGGTGGCACAAAAGTCCTCCAACTTAAAGGGAGGGTTTGGCAAGAAGCTGAGGGAGTCGGCTGCTGCACTACAGGCAATCGTAGATGCTTTAGCGTCTCGGACGGAAGCCGAGGAGACTCGAAAGCTCCGTGCCGATAATGGacgcctgcgcaaagaggtggacagcctcaaggccgaggtgAAGGCTCACCGCCGCGATTTTGCGGAGATACGGTCCAAGGTCGCTGTGGTAAATGAGGCGTCCACCAGCTCCACACAGGATGCTCGGATGGTGGACAGTATAAAAGCCTCAATTATCTCAACGATAGGAGTTATGCTCAACGCCCGATTTGCGGAATTGGAGGAACGCCTCCCTCCTGCAAAAATACAGCGCCCTCCATTAGCTGCGGATAAGAGGCGGGAATCAGCGCAGCAAATCGCTGTGTCCCAAGCGCAGGCAGTCCATTCGGCTCCACCGCTGAATTCCGCACCCCTACATAAGCGGGTGTCACCAGCTGCCCCGCCGGCACCTGTTGCTGGCTGTTCAAGCGCCGTGTCAGAGACAACTCCGCCTCAAGTGGTCCAGGGGATGTCCTGGTCCACCGTagttaaaaaaggaaaaaagggGAAACAGCCTTCAGCTGGAACGATTGCCACGGAGGCGCACACGGTGCCCAAAGCACCCCAAGCGGTTAAGCCTAAGTTGACTGCtcctcgtacagctgcagtagTGGTTACGctgcagccggaagcggagCAGAAAGGCGTAACATATGCCCAGGTCTTGGAGCGAGCTGAGCAAGGCATAAAACTGCAGGAACTCGGGATCAACGGAGGTTTAAAAGTCCGACGTTCCGCGACGGGAGCCAGAGTGCTGGAGCTGCCGAGAGCACAGTCGGACCAGGCAGACAAACTAGCCGACAAGCTCCGCACAGTATTAGATGGGGTGGCCAGCGTCGTTCACCCCGTAAGAAAGGTGGACATTAAGGTGACGGGGCTAGATGACTCCGTCACCAAAGATAAGATAATCGCCGCAGTCGCTCGCGAGGGAAATTGTCCCTCTGAAGTTGTTAGATGTGGAGAGATTTCACGTGGACCCGGTTACATGGGTATGGTCCGCGTGACATGTCCAGTAGCTGCGGCGAAGAAGCTGTCTGACGCCGGACGTCTcttggttgggtggagctcggctAGGGTATACGTGCtggagcagcgccctctgcgctgctacaagtgcatgggtctTGGCCATACGAGGATACTATGCCCATTCAGTGCGGATCGAGGGAGCCTATGCTTTCGGTGCGGCGTTAATGGCCACAAATCGGCTGAATGcaccgggaagctgcgctgcgcggt GCCGGCGGAACCACAGAGGGTGTCGACCACGCTGCCGAGGTGGTCACTCGGTCAAGCCGACCGAGAtatggtcaaggaggccgccattgtgcagcggtggggttccgcagggagGAGGGAGGGTGACAGCTCAGAGGAGCTGGCGGGCCGCATGCGCAGTTCGCTCAAGAAaatctgcgatgcggccatgcctcggacccggcgcaggtTACCGCGCCGGCATGTCTATTGGTGGTCGCCTGAAATCGCTGTCCTTAGGGCGACTTGCTGCCGGGCGCGTAGGGCCTACGTCCGTTGTCGaaggcgcaacggcctcgacacggtTCTGGAGG atggcctCTCGCTCCGTGATTGA